From the genome of Virgibacillus proomii, one region includes:
- a CDS encoding RDD family protein, which translates to MSELTAENAMMEITSDTYRYAGFWMRFWAYIMDLIVVASINGILLTPFKFINDGEVIEMGFWTLTGIIASIMFYLYFLLMTKKFGQTLGKMIMGIKVIREDGEKLTWNDLLFREVIGRFIHRVFSFLAVLYIVVAFTKEKQGIHDMIGNTRVVFVD; encoded by the coding sequence ATGAGTGAGCTTACTGCTGAAAATGCAATGATGGAAATAACCAGTGACACATATAGATATGCTGGGTTTTGGATGCGATTTTGGGCATATATTATGGATTTAATTGTTGTTGCAAGTATTAACGGTATTCTTTTAACCCCATTTAAATTCATTAATGATGGAGAAGTTATTGAAATGGGATTTTGGACGTTAACAGGCATTATTGCGTCCATTATGTTCTATTTATATTTCCTGCTTATGACGAAAAAGTTCGGTCAAACATTAGGGAAAATGATTATGGGAATTAAAGTTATTCGAGAAGATGGAGAAAAGTTAACATGGAATGATTTATTATTTAGAGAGGTAATAGGTAGATTTATTCATCGTGTATTTTCCTTTTTAGCTGTTCTTTATATCGTTGTTGCTTTTACGAAAGAGAAACAGGGAATACACGATATGATTGGTAATACAAGAGTAGTTTTTGTTGATTAA
- a CDS encoding cytochrome ubiquinol oxidase subunit I, with amino-acid sequence MMDLDPVLMSRLLTTITLVFHIIFATLGVGVPLMISIAEFIGIKKKDPHYIMLARRWARGFIIPVAIGVVTGTAIGLQLSLLWPEFMQLGGNVISLPLFMEVFAFFFEAIFLGIYMYTWDRFKNQMTHWWLSLPIVIGGGLSAFFITTVNAFMNTPEGFKIGKNGFAAINPLETMFNPATPTKVFHVLTSAYLTVAAILAAFAAFGLLRKKTREYHKKALKLTVTLTFIFAIFTAIAGDVSAKFLAEYQPEKLAAAEWHFETEKNADLILFGWLNEDNEPTGVIRFPSLLSFLAFSDFDAEVIGLEEFPEEERPPLWIHYMFDLMVIIGFFLLGVSFLYLILSKLKRWNENNKFMLWLLILSGPLAMLAIEFGWIYAEEGRQPWILRGYMTVEEAATTSPYVGWMFILFLLLYITLGVIGVVVLRKLFKNNPVEDELEKKYPSIEKGDNQ; translated from the coding sequence ATGATGGATTTAGATCCAGTTTTAATGAGTCGTTTATTAACGACAATTACTTTAGTATTTCATATTATTTTTGCAACTTTAGGTGTCGGGGTCCCATTGATGATTTCCATTGCTGAGTTTATTGGGATTAAGAAAAAAGATCCACATTATATCATGTTAGCCAGGCGATGGGCCCGAGGATTTATTATTCCTGTGGCAATTGGAGTAGTAACAGGAACAGCTATCGGTTTACAACTATCCTTGTTATGGCCGGAATTTATGCAATTAGGTGGAAATGTAATTAGCTTGCCGCTATTTATGGAAGTATTTGCTTTCTTTTTTGAAGCAATATTTTTAGGGATCTATATGTATACATGGGATCGATTTAAAAATCAAATGACACATTGGTGGCTCTCATTACCGATTGTAATTGGCGGTGGACTTTCTGCGTTCTTTATCACAACTGTAAATGCTTTTATGAACACACCAGAAGGTTTTAAAATTGGCAAAAATGGCTTTGCAGCGATTAATCCATTGGAAACGATGTTTAACCCGGCAACACCAACAAAAGTTTTTCATGTATTGACGTCTGCATATTTAACGGTGGCTGCCATTTTAGCTGCATTTGCTGCATTTGGTTTGCTAAGAAAGAAAACAAGAGAATATCATAAAAAAGCATTAAAGCTAACAGTCACCTTAACATTCATATTTGCGATTTTTACAGCAATAGCAGGAGACGTTTCTGCCAAATTCCTAGCCGAATACCAACCAGAAAAACTGGCAGCTGCGGAGTGGCATTTTGAAACAGAGAAAAACGCGGATTTAATTCTCTTTGGTTGGTTAAATGAAGATAATGAGCCAACGGGAGTAATACGTTTTCCAAGTTTACTTAGCTTTTTAGCATTTAGTGACTTTGATGCTGAAGTAATTGGACTAGAAGAATTTCCAGAAGAGGAACGACCTCCATTATGGATTCACTATATGTTTGACTTAATGGTAATTATTGGCTTCTTCTTGCTTGGCGTTTCATTTCTTTACCTTATCCTTTCAAAGTTAAAACGATGGAATGAAAATAATAAATTCATGCTGTGGTTGCTTATTTTAAGTGGACCTCTAGCAATGCTAGCAATTGAATTTGGTTGGATTTATGCAGAAGAAGGAAGGCAGCCATGGATATTGCGAGGATATATGACAGTTGAAGAAGCAGCAACGACGTCACCGTATGTAGGGTGGATGTTTATCCTATTTTTATTACTTTATATAACACTTGGTGTAATCGGAGTAGTCGTGCTTCGTAAGCTATTTAAAAATAATCCGGTAGAAGATGAACTGGAAAAGAAATACCCGTCCATAGAAAAGGGTGATAATCAATGA
- a CDS encoding cytochrome d ubiquinol oxidase subunit II has translation MSYEIIGITVLWLFLYGYLIVASVDFGAGFYAYYAKVTKKDHIINQLISRYLSPVWEVTNVFFVFFFVGIVGFFPDSAYYYGTALLVPGSIAIILLAIRGSFYAFENYGSKKSNVYMFLYGATGLLIPASLSIALTLSEGGFIKEESGTVSLDYFALFASPYSWSVVFLAIVSVLFISATFLTFYAARANDVKALKLVRKYALFWGTPTIIAALTTFIALGQHNQRHYQNMFDYWWMFGLSVGFFMIAMWLIYQGRRYGLAFISVMLQFFFAFFGYGVSHLPYILDPYITVYENATHESTGIALIIVFIAGLFLLIPSLILLLRLFLFDADYVKGKK, from the coding sequence ATGAGTTATGAAATAATTGGGATTACGGTATTATGGCTCTTTTTATATGGTTATTTGATTGTTGCTTCTGTCGACTTTGGAGCTGGTTTTTATGCATATTATGCGAAAGTAACAAAAAAAGATCATATTATTAACCAATTAATTTCCAGATATTTGTCTCCAGTATGGGAAGTAACTAATGTGTTCTTCGTGTTCTTTTTCGTCGGTATCGTTGGCTTCTTCCCTGACTCTGCCTACTATTATGGTACTGCACTGTTAGTGCCCGGAAGTATAGCTATTATTTTACTGGCAATTCGTGGGTCATTTTATGCATTTGAAAATTATGGATCGAAGAAAAGTAATGTTTATATGTTTTTATACGGTGCTACCGGATTATTAATTCCAGCCTCCTTGTCAATAGCACTGACGCTGTCAGAGGGGGGATTTATTAAAGAAGAAAGTGGAACGGTCTCCTTAGATTACTTTGCATTATTTGCCAGTCCGTATTCTTGGAGTGTCGTATTTCTTGCGATCGTATCTGTATTGTTTATCAGTGCAACCTTTTTAACCTTCTATGCAGCAAGGGCCAATGACGTTAAAGCATTAAAGCTTGTAAGAAAATATGCATTATTTTGGGGTACACCTACGATTATTGCTGCATTGACGACGTTTATTGCACTAGGTCAGCATAATCAACGCCATTATCAAAATATGTTTGATTATTGGTGGATGTTTGGCTTATCAGTAGGATTTTTTATGATTGCCATGTGGTTAATTTATCAAGGAAGGCGATATGGCTTAGCGTTTATTAGTGTGATGCTGCAATTTTTCTTTGCTTTCTTTGGCTATGGTGTAAGTCATCTTCCATATATTTTAGATCCGTATATAACGGTATATGAAAATGCAACTCATGAATCAACAGGAATTGCACTAATCATCGTTTTTATTGCAGGTCTATTCCTATTAATCCCTTCATTAATTTTACTACTGCGTCTGTTCTTGTTTGACGCAGACTATGTAAAAGGGAAAAAATAA
- the cydD gene encoding thiol reductant ABC exporter subunit CydD, which produces MHNMKFYLKANKISMVYLFVLSLLMGVAIVVQAYLLVSIIDGVFLKGQTFQEILPLLGGLFFILLVRSFIPYFSGKIGIQLGSNAKQQFRQKLIAHFVKNPVSASLKGQSGQKVSVLMDAIDEVDSYFSSYIPQVIRSAIIPLIIIIFVFIEHVNSGLIMLVTSPFIPIFMVIIGMQTKKKSEEQMEELAAFSGRFLDTLQGLVTLKLFAKAKQQKHTIQTSSLRFRDATMEILKVAFMSSFMLELISMLAIGLVALEVALQLIVFDGISFFKAFFVLVLAPEYFTSLRELGTAFHNGKSSMGAAQKVEEELEKDKEANRVWGTRPLAKTSIPVQIELQGVGFQYGEDQFSLQPIHTSFLPLTKNAIVGKTGSGKSTLLHLIAGIITPSEGQILVDGKPLWNYQEEDWFRQLSYISQHPYIFAGSIADNITIGNKTEISRKAIERAAEQAGILEMITSLDNGFDTLVGEGGRGLSGGEKQRLALARAFLKKPTIVLFDEPTVGLDLKTERVLQSSIQKLAETATVITVAHRLHTIKDADHILFLDNGQLIAEGTHEKLLQNVDEYREMVEVQRGGKGE; this is translated from the coding sequence ATGCATAATATGAAATTTTATCTCAAAGCAAATAAAATAAGTATGGTATATCTGTTTGTGCTTTCTCTCTTAATGGGTGTCGCCATTGTAGTACAAGCTTACTTACTTGTTTCCATTATTGATGGCGTCTTTTTAAAGGGACAAACATTTCAGGAAATCCTCCCATTATTGGGAGGATTATTCTTCATTCTATTAGTAAGGAGTTTTATTCCTTACTTTAGTGGGAAAATTGGAATTCAACTAGGTTCTAATGCTAAACAGCAATTTCGTCAAAAGCTAATCGCACACTTTGTAAAGAATCCGGTTTCAGCATCTTTAAAGGGACAATCTGGACAAAAGGTTAGTGTGTTGATGGATGCTATTGATGAAGTAGATAGCTATTTTAGCAGTTATATTCCACAAGTTATTCGTTCAGCGATTATTCCTCTCATTATCATTATATTTGTGTTTATCGAACATGTTAATTCCGGATTAATCATGCTAGTAACTTCACCATTTATTCCGATATTTATGGTAATTATCGGTATGCAGACAAAAAAGAAGTCTGAAGAGCAAATGGAAGAATTGGCTGCTTTTTCAGGTCGCTTTCTCGATACATTACAAGGGCTCGTCACGTTGAAATTATTCGCAAAAGCGAAGCAGCAAAAGCATACAATTCAAACGAGTAGCTTACGTTTTCGCGATGCAACCATGGAAATCTTAAAAGTAGCATTTATGTCGTCATTTATGCTGGAGCTTATTTCCATGCTGGCGATCGGGTTAGTTGCTTTGGAGGTAGCATTGCAATTAATTGTGTTTGATGGTATTTCATTTTTCAAAGCTTTTTTTGTTCTTGTTCTGGCACCAGAGTACTTTACATCACTGCGTGAACTGGGAACAGCGTTTCATAACGGAAAAAGCAGTATGGGAGCTGCCCAAAAGGTAGAAGAAGAGCTGGAAAAGGATAAGGAAGCAAACCGTGTATGGGGAACGCGTCCACTTGCTAAAACATCAATACCTGTACAGATTGAACTACAAGGTGTAGGGTTTCAATACGGTGAAGATCAGTTTTCCTTACAACCAATTCATACATCATTCTTGCCATTAACGAAAAATGCAATTGTCGGAAAAACCGGTTCTGGAAAGTCAACGTTATTGCATTTAATTGCAGGGATTATTACACCCTCAGAGGGACAAATCCTGGTTGATGGGAAACCTTTATGGAACTATCAAGAGGAAGACTGGTTTAGGCAACTTAGCTATATTTCTCAGCATCCGTATATATTTGCTGGAAGTATTGCTGATAATATTACTATTGGTAATAAGACAGAAATATCAAGAAAAGCTATCGAGAGAGCAGCTGAACAAGCAGGAATTTTAGAAATGATTACTTCACTAGATAACGGATTTGATACGCTAGTAGGTGAAGGCGGAAGAGGACTTTCGGGTGGAGAAAAACAGCGATTGGCCTTGGCAAGAGCATTTCTAAAGAAACCGACCATTGTTTTGTTTGATGAGCCAACAGTGGGGTTGGATTTAAAAACGGAACGAGTCCTTCAATCCTCTATTCAGAAATTGGCTGAGACTGCTACGGTTATTACTGTTGCTCATCGACTACACACGATAAAAGATGCAGACCATATCCTGTTTTTGGATAATGGGCAGCTGATTGCAGAAGGAACACATGAAAAATTACTTCAAAACGTGGATGAATATCGCGAAATGGTCGAAGTGCAACGAGGAGGGAAAGGAGAATGA